A window of Mytilus edulis chromosome 10, xbMytEdul2.2, whole genome shotgun sequence contains these coding sequences:
- the LOC139490597 gene encoding uncharacterized protein — protein MAEEYRHSLTDANADSDSAGETPTGDFLVKKMARTTKDASSKKKKRVSKTAELENKLNSMEDRFDKKMDMLFAVMNKSCATIGSSTVAQVSQSGGLATQREQSSDNVPSTGERRPVISLNANLDEDLGSPRIIRNIDFDNRSEISLHIDSREKADLLGLCSSEDEYSRGLSSPVYSQAGNKSRNVERFSQYLQTQPTISNNVESQSNQRLTSNIDNNNNKTVDKQSDNLNLLSKLFKEDIPSESSDNSGGLIIDEAQVRILERSWRTKNPEKLTAYKDEYRSCFPVNDKSKSFLQVPSLDDLLEPMIRTVHGTNSVKSWDKHKQLVTQPLKQIENLAYQGQVASRMGIISVLYMQQTLGTLLERVENENVSDETCQMVKDLFAISTKSLDQVGRTGAFNHMIRRKAAATESGLNNLKDIQAKVLYLPLSNEGVFGKGLEDKLEKRKEQREQLDDLLPEYKNNNKRKFESTQVRQDWQNKAPRYSSNNSSTHVNYNNANSADKRSGFSYNKSSVRSAPRKFQKDNKADDFGKKDKEKKAGGNWNSFRIPKKNSS, from the coding sequence ATGGCTGAAGAATATAGACACTCACTGACTGACGCAAATGCTGATTCAGATAGTGCAGGTGAAACGCCAACGGGTGATTTTCTCGTGAAAAAGATGGCGAGGACAACAAAAGACGCTTCTTCAAAGAAAAAGAAACGTGTGTCAAAGACGGCTGAACTTGAGAATAAGTTAAACAGTATGGAAGACAGGTTTGATAAGAAAATGGATATGTTATTTGCTGTTATGAACAAGTCATGTGCTACTATAGGTAGTTCGACTGTTGCACAGGTTTCTCAATCTGGTGGTTTAGCCACGCAGAGAGAACAAAGTTCGGATAACGTCCCAAGTACAGGGGAGCGTAGACCGGTAATTTCTTTGAATGCAAATCTTGATGAGGACTTGGGAAGTCCTAGAATCAtcagaaatattgattttgacAATAGGTCAGAAATTTCTCTTCATATAGACAGTCGTGAAAAGGCTGATTTACTTGGTTTATGTTCATCAGAGGATGAATATTCTCGTGGCCTCAGTAGTCCTGTTTATTCTCAGGCTGGCAATAAATCTAGAAATGTTGAAAGATTTAGTCAATATCTACAAACTCAACCTACTATTAGTAACAATGTTGAAAGTCAGTCAAATCAGAGACTAACAAGTAACAttgataataataacaataaaactGTAGACAAGCAGTcagataatttaaatttattgtctAAACTTTTCAAGGAAGATATTCCTTCAGAATCTTCTGATAATTCTGGTGGCTTGATCATTGATGAGGCACAGGTTAGAATTCTAGAACGTTCCTGGAGAACAAAAAATCCAGAGAAACTTACAGCTTATAAAGATGAATACCGTAGTTGTTTTCCGGTTAATGATAAATCTAAAAGCTTTTTGCAAGTACCCAGTTTGGATGATTTATTAGAACCAATGATAAGAACTGTTCATGGTACAAATAGTGTTAAGTCATGGGACAAACATAAGCAGTTGGTTACTCAACCTTTAAAACAGATAGAGAATCTAGCCTATCAAGGGCAGGTGGCTTCACGTATGGGTATTATATCAGTGTTGTATATGCAACAAACATTAGGAACCTTATTAGAGAGggttgaaaatgaaaatgttagTGATGAAACTTGTCAAATGGTGAAGGACTTGTTTGCAATTTCGACAAAGTCTCTTGATCAGGTAGGACGCACAGGTGCGTTTAACCATATGATACGCAGGAAGGCTGCAGCTACTGAGTCTGGTTTAAATAACTTGAAAGATATACAGGCTAAAGTTTTGTATTTACCTCTTTCGAATGAAGGTGTATTTGGTAAAGGTTTGGAAGACAAACTTGAGAAACGTAAAGAACAACGTGAGCAACTAGACGATCTGTTACCagagtataaaaacaataataagagAAAGTTTGAATCTACTCAGGTGCGTCAAGATTGGCAAAATAAAGCTCCTAGATATAGTTCTAACAATAGTTCTACTCATGTTAATTATAACAATGCTAATTCAGCTGATAAACGTTCAGGTTTTAGTTATAATAAATCTTCTGTGAGATCTGCTCCTAGGAAGTTCCAGAAAGACAATAAAGCTGATGACTTTgggaaaaaagataaagaaaagaaaGCAGGTGGCAACTGGAATTCTTTTCGGATCCCAAAGAAAAACAGTAGCTGA